One part of the Candidatus Borreliella tachyglossi genome encodes these proteins:
- the flgD gene encoding flagellar hook assembly protein FlgD — MNTIDSISNVVRVREVSDSQVERGIKGANLGRNDFLKLLITQLRYQDPTDPMKDKEFIAQMAQFSTLEQMTNMSKSFEKLSSALGINKDLDLLGKIIEFKHADGEVVRGKVTNIKTGVIPQIMVNGKYYVYENILSVGLEE, encoded by the coding sequence TTGAATACAATTGACAGTATTTCTAATGTAGTCAGAGTGAGGGAAGTGTCTGATTCTCAGGTAGAACGAGGCATTAAGGGAGCTAATCTTGGTCGAAATGATTTTTTAAAGTTGCTTATTACTCAGCTTAGGTATCAAGATCCTACAGATCCAATGAAAGATAAAGAGTTTATTGCTCAGATGGCACAATTTTCAACTCTTGAGCAAATGACTAATATGAGCAAATCTTTCGAAAAACTTTCATCTGCTCTTGGTATCAATAAAGATTTGGATTTGTTAGGTAAAATAATTGAATTTAAGCATGCTGATGGTGAGGTTGTTAGGGGTAAGGTTACAAATATTAAAACGGGAGTGATTCCACAGATTATGGTTAATGGAAAGTATTACGTTTATGAAAATATTTTGTCAGTAGGATTGGAGGAATAA
- a CDS encoding periplasmic-type flagellar collar protein FlbB: protein MNRVLSFSFRVSLWLFLIIFFLGLSLFLIDLFGIYKTRDYFPLYIRSLLFGESSQPLEYIRINLDEIRMIKEREAIDIKSQQVEKLREELKIREDNLNKLEAELSQKQKDLDLKQKVIDDIVNKYKDEDANFVQAALYLVNMPPEDAVKRLEELNDEIAISYMRKVEDVFRKEGRASIVPYWLSLMDSKKAAILMRKMSVGSLE from the coding sequence ATGAATAGGGTTTTGTCATTCTCTTTTAGAGTATCTTTGTGGTTATTTTTGATTATTTTTTTCTTAGGTCTTTCATTGTTTTTGATTGATTTATTTGGAATATATAAGACTAGAGATTATTTTCCACTATACATAAGGAGTTTACTTTTTGGAGAGAGTTCTCAACCTCTTGAGTACATACGTATTAATCTTGATGAGATCAGGATGATAAAGGAAAGAGAAGCTATTGATATTAAGAGCCAACAAGTTGAAAAGTTGAGAGAAGAATTAAAGATTAGAGAAGATAATTTAAATAAGCTTGAAGCTGAACTTAGTCAAAAACAAAAAGATTTAGATTTAAAACAAAAGGTAATTGATGACATTGTTAATAAATATAAAGATGAGGACGCAAATTTTGTACAAGCTGCTCTATATTTGGTGAATATGCCACCAGAGGATGCTGTTAAAAGACTTGAGGAGCTTAATGACGAGATTGCAATATCTTATATGCGCAAGGTAGAAGATGTTTTTAGAAAAGAGGGGCGTGCATCTATTGTTCCTTATTGGCTGTCTCTTATGGATTCTAAGAAGGCTGCTATATTAATGAGAAAGATGTCTGTTGGTTCGTTGGAGTAA
- the flgE gene encoding flagellar hook protein FlgE — MMRSLYSGVSGLQNHQTRMDVVGNNIANVNTIGFKKGRVNFQDMISQSISGASRPTDGRGGTNPKQVGLGMSVATVDTIHTQGSFQSTQKASDLGVSGAGFFILREGSNSFYTRAGAFDVDSDRHLVNPANGMRIQGWMARTLGGEQVINTSSDVEDLIIPVGDKEGAKATGHITFACNLDKRLPVIEEGASESDIASGTWVVNKTVYDNFGNTSVVELRVVRDATAFNTWNATVLVNGEENSNFVIGFNNEGALLSLNGQPGQPGDLLEFPITFGVPNANVGEDGEQQTINLRLGNVGSYTDSITQFADASTTKAIIQDGYGMGYMENYEIDQNGVITGVYSNGIRRDLGKIALASFVNPGGLEKAGDTNFIETSNSGQARVGETGFAGLGTIRAGVLEMANVDLAEQFTDMIVTQRGFQANAKTITTSDQLLQELVRLKS; from the coding sequence ATGATGAGATCTTTATATTCTGGTGTTTCTGGGTTGCAGAATCATCAAACAAGAATGGATGTTGTTGGTAATAATATTGCAAATGTAAATACTATTGGTTTCAAGAAGGGAAGGGTTAATTTCCAAGATATGATATCTCAAAGTATTTCTGGAGCATCCCGTCCTACTGATGGGCGTGGTGGTACTAATCCAAAACAGGTTGGACTTGGTATGAGTGTTGCTACCGTTGATACTATTCATACTCAAGGGTCTTTTCAGAGTACTCAGAAAGCATCTGACCTTGGAGTTAGTGGTGCTGGGTTTTTTATCTTAAGAGAAGGTAGTAATTCTTTTTATACAAGAGCTGGTGCATTTGATGTTGATTCTGATCGTCATCTTGTAAATCCTGCAAATGGCATGAGAATTCAGGGTTGGATGGCAAGGACTCTTGGGGGAGAACAGGTTATTAATACATCTTCTGATGTCGAGGATTTGATTATTCCTGTTGGAGATAAAGAAGGAGCTAAGGCTACTGGGCACATTACTTTTGCCTGTAATCTTGATAAGAGATTGCCTGTAATTGAAGAGGGTGCTAGTGAATCGGATATTGCTAGTGGAACTTGGGTTGTTAATAAAACGGTTTATGATAATTTTGGGAATACTAGTGTTGTTGAACTTAGGGTTGTAAGGGATGCAACTGCTTTTAATACATGGAATGCTACAGTTTTAGTTAATGGAGAGGAAAATTCTAACTTTGTGATAGGTTTTAACAATGAAGGAGCATTGCTTTCTTTGAATGGTCAGCCAGGTCAGCCAGGCGATTTGCTTGAATTTCCTATAACTTTTGGCGTTCCTAATGCTAATGTTGGGGAAGATGGTGAACAGCAGACTATTAACCTTAGGCTTGGAAATGTTGGTAGCTATACTGATTCAATTACTCAATTTGCTGATGCAAGTACAACTAAGGCTATTATTCAAGATGGGTATGGTATGGGATATATGGAAAATTACGAGATAGATCAGAATGGCGTAATAACAGGAGTTTATTCTAATGGTATAAGGCGAGATCTTGGAAAGATTGCTCTTGCATCGTTTGTTAATCCTGGAGGACTTGAGAAGGCTGGTGATACTAATTTCATTGAGACAAGCAATTCAGGTCAGGCTAGAGTGGGTGAGACTGGTTTTGCAGGACTTGGTACTATTAGGGCAGGAGTCTTAGAGATGGCTAATGTTGATCTTGCTGAACAATTTACAGATATGATAGTTACTCAGAGAGGTTTTCAGGCTAATGCTAAGACTATCACTACTTCCGATCAGTTATTGCAAGAACTTGTAAGACTTAAAAGTTAA
- a CDS encoding flagellar protein FlbA has translation MNDLNLKKKKFEKILSIKTYDKRFSEIELMNINNQISEITEFVGKIPERVKKLSDEDTLLRGYYLDYLNSKKKEELKNISKLKYEYKKYYDVYLKKYREEKKINILIKGLNDTIIIKKEKKESLLLDEYINYKICKKLGINDE, from the coding sequence TTGAATGATTTAAATCTTAAGAAGAAGAAATTTGAGAAAATATTAAGTATTAAAACTTATGATAAGAGGTTTAGCGAAATTGAATTAATGAATATAAATAATCAAATTTCAGAAATAACAGAGTTTGTGGGGAAGATTCCTGAGCGGGTGAAGAAACTGAGCGATGAGGACACTCTTTTGAGGGGATATTATTTAGATTATTTAAATAGTAAAAAAAAGGAAGAATTAAAAAATATTTCAAAATTGAAATATGAATATAAGAAGTATTATGATGTTTATTTAAAGAAATATAGGGAAGAAAAAAAAATTAACATCTTAATAAAAGGTTTAAATGATACTATAATTATAAAAAAAGAGAAAAAAGAAAGTTTACTTTTAGATGAATATATAAATTATAAAATTTGTAAAAAGTTAGGAATTAATGATGAATAG
- a CDS encoding flagellar hook-length control protein FliK, giving the protein MSNLIKIVPNNLNSINSSKYLASLSLGNVLGKDMKGVFSNLIASEKQNLVKSRGSIVDFLKFLKNNGLINKGFKNVSLNEDVAFERLRGNDFVSNLKSLINRMDNLFDFENLSTLSESLSLGSEVVDRKEILKNMENFLSELNSLFRNLNSILDLNTLGFAYGDSNVEKGNKDKNVINIDVKDFKRNDNVKEFVNAGASLRIVDSENSVGKYIFKEAFDGIREFCGNLSSVDTKYVKEFLSGNIADNLMSEWNLKINHNIVNKVKIVLKSNDTGEIRLILKPRELGSIRINLNLDSNNNLLGKIIVDNQNVRTLFEQNMYSISKMLDDNGFNTSLDLSLAGRNTGFFSGDFRDDAGDQEGSFNENKIFKLEEDVEISSDLEKNINFIV; this is encoded by the coding sequence ATGAGTAATTTAATTAAGATTGTTCCAAATAATCTTAATTCGATAAATTCAAGTAAGTATTTAGCCTCTTTAAGTTTAGGTAATGTTTTGGGTAAAGATATGAAAGGTGTGTTTTCAAACCTTATTGCCTCAGAGAAACAGAATTTGGTTAAGAGTAGAGGTTCAATAGTGGATTTTTTGAAGTTTTTAAAAAACAATGGTCTTATCAATAAGGGTTTTAAAAATGTATCTTTAAATGAAGATGTCGCTTTTGAAAGACTTAGAGGTAATGATTTTGTATCTAATTTGAAATCTTTAATAAACAGGATGGATAATTTATTTGATTTTGAAAATTTGAGTACTTTGAGTGAAAGTTTATCTTTGGGTTCTGAGGTCGTGGATAGAAAAGAAATATTGAAAAATATGGAAAATTTTTTATCGGAGCTTAACAGTTTGTTTAGAAATTTGAATTCTATTTTAGATTTGAATACTTTAGGTTTTGCTTATGGAGATTCGAATGTTGAAAAGGGTAATAAGGATAAAAATGTTATTAATATTGATGTTAAGGATTTTAAGAGAAATGATAATGTTAAGGAATTTGTTAACGCAGGCGCTAGCTTGAGGATAGTTGATAGCGAGAACTCCGTAGGCAAATATATTTTTAAAGAAGCATTCGATGGAATTAGAGAATTTTGCGGAAATCTTTCTAGTGTTGATACAAAATATGTTAAAGAATTTTTGAGCGGTAATATTGCTGATAATTTAATGTCAGAGTGGAACTTGAAGATTAATCATAATATTGTGAATAAAGTCAAAATTGTGTTAAAATCGAATGATACAGGAGAGATTAGGTTGATTTTAAAGCCTAGAGAACTTGGTAGCATACGAATTAATTTAAATCTTGACTCCAATAATAATTTATTGGGCAAAATAATAGTTGATAATCAAAATGTCAGAACTCTTTTTGAGCAAAATATGTATTCAATCAGTAAAATGTTAGATGATAATGGGTTTAATACTAGCTTGGATCTTTCGCTTGCGGGTAGGAATACTGGATTTTTTTCAGGTGATTTTAGAGATGATGCCGGGGATCAAGAGGGTTCTTTTAATGAGAATAAAATTTTTAAACTTGAAGAGGATGTTGAAATTTCTAGTGATTTAGAAAAAAATATTAATTTTATTGTTTAG